Proteins encoded by one window of Kribbella flavida DSM 17836:
- a CDS encoding GNAT family N-acetyltransferase, whose amino-acid sequence MGIAARIASAQLQGLVRSRRQVVAGPLVGLLHDEDVWFLSRAVAAEPGVPFDPAEVPWALETIRKAFAAEGRWLSAELVEEANPGLAYVLVEHGMTIVSRPPLLAVEPGDLLVPEFPAGVTAAVVASAEEQEAANAIAGDAYETDDVASPFQPEPADGGAVLIRMDGVPVATAAWTAIADGVTEVAGVGTLHSHRRQGLGALATAYATQQAFEVGGATLAWLTPGDDGADRIYRRLGYEPKATAVHLGDPGGHLADLR is encoded by the coding sequence ATGGGGATTGCCGCGCGGATTGCCTCCGCTCAGTTGCAAGGGCTGGTTCGGTCGCGCCGTCAGGTCGTCGCCGGGCCGCTGGTTGGGCTGCTGCACGACGAGGACGTCTGGTTCCTGTCCCGTGCGGTCGCCGCCGAACCGGGTGTGCCGTTCGACCCCGCGGAGGTGCCCTGGGCGCTGGAGACGATTCGCAAGGCGTTCGCCGCCGAGGGCAGGTGGTTGAGTGCGGAGCTGGTCGAGGAAGCGAACCCGGGGCTTGCCTACGTACTGGTCGAGCACGGGATGACGATCGTGTCGCGTCCGCCGCTGCTGGCGGTCGAGCCGGGTGATCTGCTGGTTCCGGAGTTTCCTGCCGGGGTGACTGCGGCGGTGGTGGCGTCGGCCGAGGAGCAGGAGGCGGCGAATGCGATCGCGGGCGACGCGTACGAAACGGACGACGTCGCGAGCCCGTTCCAGCCCGAGCCCGCCGACGGAGGCGCCGTACTGATCCGGATGGATGGCGTACCAGTGGCGACCGCGGCGTGGACCGCGATCGCGGATGGCGTGACCGAGGTGGCGGGCGTCGGGACGCTGCACTCCCATCGTCGGCAGGGTTTGGGCGCACTGGCGACCGCCTACGCGACCCAGCAGGCCTTTGAGGTCGGCGGCGCGACTCTCGCCTGGCTCACGCCCGGAGACGACGGCGCTGACCGCATTTATCGCCGCCTCGGCTACGAGCCGAAGGCCACCGCCGTGCACCTCGGCGACCCCGGCGGCCACCTGGCCGACCTCCGCTGA
- a CDS encoding DUF6058 family natural product biosynthesis protein, translating into MSREAIRQRYLEINGDHPMTAEDDAYVTRQFRVLDELCAEQGRDADEVRRLMLAEKLPMPGYLRSDGAEMVPADLFALADQAEDLRAWFVAQWADVAEGTEEWGAYLSGQYVCLHSVTPATIQRKGQLIEAIKSATDPAELKSLVDELDALEPEFTAYDRLRFGGPVSRDVYITPFRSATSAVSATTSSVTAN; encoded by the coding sequence ATGAGTCGAGAAGCGATCAGGCAGCGGTATCTGGAGATCAACGGCGACCACCCGATGACCGCCGAGGACGACGCCTACGTGACCAGGCAGTTCCGGGTCCTGGACGAGCTGTGCGCGGAGCAGGGCCGGGACGCCGACGAGGTCCGGCGACTGATGCTGGCGGAGAAGCTCCCGATGCCGGGTTACCTCCGCTCGGACGGCGCCGAGATGGTCCCGGCCGACCTGTTCGCCTTGGCCGACCAGGCCGAGGATCTGCGCGCGTGGTTCGTCGCTCAGTGGGCGGATGTGGCCGAGGGCACCGAGGAGTGGGGCGCGTACTTGAGCGGTCAGTACGTGTGTCTGCACTCGGTGACCCCGGCGACCATCCAGCGAAAGGGCCAGTTGATCGAGGCGATCAAGTCGGCCACGGATCCGGCCGAACTGAAGTCACTCGTCGACGAACTGGACGCACTGGAGCCTGAGTTCACCGCCTACGACCGGCTCCGCTTCGGCGGCCCGGTCTCCCGCGACGTCTACATCACGCCTTTCCGGTCGGCGACCTCCGCAGTCTCCGCGACAACGAGCAGCGTCACCGCCAACTGA
- a CDS encoding Tex family protein codes for MVLQSIEQRIADELEVGVGQVRAAVGLLDEGSTVPFIARYRKEVTGELDDAQLRALEERLRYLRELEERRQTVLESIESQGKLDDALKASILAAETKSRLEDIYLPFKPKRRTKAMIAREAGLEPLADGLLADPSYEPLAAAAVFVNPDAGVADPQAALDGARAILVERFAEDADLIGELRERLWSQGRLASKVREGKETEGAKFSDYFDFDEPFTKMPSHRILAMFRGEKEDVLSLTVEPLPAGVEVDGPTEYETTIARKVGIENQGRPGDRWLVETVRWAWRTKILVHLGIDLRMRLRQTAEDEAVRVFAANLRDLLLAAPAGTRATMGLDPGFRTGVKVAVVDATGKVVATGVIYPHVPQNQWDKSIAQLAALCAAHQVDLIAIGNGTASRETDKLAAELIAKHPELKLTKAVVSEAGASVYSASAFASQELPGMDVSLRGAVSIARRLQDPLAELVKIDPKSIGVGQYQHDLPENSLSRSLDAVVEDCVNAVGVDLNTASAPLLTRVSGITPGLAENIVQHRDQNGPFATRTALKEVPRLGPKAFEQAAGFLRIPGGDDPLDSSSVHPEAYPVVRRILDKTGSDLKSLIGNTAALRSVKAADFVDETFGLPTVTDILAELEKPGRDPRPAFKTATFAEGVDKIADLKPGMRLEGQVTNVAAFGAFIDIGVHQDGLAHVSALSKNYVKDPREVVKPGDIVKVKVLEVDIPRQRISLTLRLDDEIGAPTSGRSGGGQSRGAAGQGQGGGRGSGGRGPGSQGRGPGGQGGRGPGGQGGGRGPGGQGGRGGAKQGTPMDEGSLADAFRKAGFTVR; via the coding sequence GTGGTTTTGCAGTCGATCGAGCAGCGGATCGCCGACGAGCTGGAAGTGGGTGTCGGGCAGGTCCGGGCGGCCGTCGGGCTGCTGGACGAGGGCTCGACGGTCCCGTTCATCGCGCGGTACCGCAAGGAGGTCACCGGAGAGCTCGACGACGCGCAGCTGCGCGCGCTCGAGGAGCGGTTGCGCTACCTGCGCGAGCTGGAGGAACGCCGGCAGACCGTGCTCGAGTCGATCGAGAGCCAGGGCAAGCTGGACGACGCGCTCAAGGCCTCGATCCTGGCCGCCGAGACCAAGTCGCGGCTGGAGGACATCTACCTGCCGTTCAAGCCGAAGCGGCGGACCAAGGCGATGATCGCCCGCGAGGCCGGGCTGGAGCCGCTCGCCGACGGGCTGCTCGCCGACCCGTCGTACGAGCCGCTGGCCGCGGCCGCCGTCTTCGTGAACCCCGACGCCGGCGTCGCCGACCCGCAGGCCGCGCTGGACGGCGCCCGGGCGATCCTGGTCGAGCGGTTCGCCGAGGACGCCGATCTGATCGGCGAGCTGCGCGAGCGGCTCTGGAGCCAGGGCCGGCTGGCCTCCAAGGTCCGTGAGGGCAAGGAGACCGAGGGCGCGAAGTTCTCCGACTACTTCGACTTCGACGAGCCGTTCACCAAGATGCCGTCGCACCGGATCCTGGCGATGTTCCGCGGCGAGAAGGAGGACGTGCTCTCGCTGACCGTCGAGCCGCTGCCGGCCGGCGTCGAGGTGGACGGGCCGACGGAGTACGAGACCACGATCGCCCGCAAGGTCGGCATCGAGAACCAGGGCCGCCCGGGCGACCGGTGGCTGGTGGAGACGGTGCGCTGGGCCTGGCGGACGAAGATCCTGGTGCACCTGGGCATCGACCTGCGGATGCGGCTGCGGCAGACCGCCGAGGACGAGGCGGTCCGGGTCTTCGCGGCCAACCTGCGCGACCTGCTGCTGGCCGCGCCCGCCGGAACGCGCGCCACGATGGGCCTCGACCCGGGCTTCCGGACCGGCGTCAAGGTCGCCGTCGTCGACGCGACCGGCAAGGTGGTCGCCACCGGCGTCATCTACCCGCACGTTCCGCAGAACCAGTGGGACAAGTCGATCGCCCAGCTGGCCGCGCTCTGCGCCGCGCACCAGGTCGACCTGATTGCCATCGGCAACGGTACGGCGTCGCGGGAGACCGACAAGCTGGCCGCCGAGCTGATCGCCAAGCACCCCGAGCTGAAGCTGACCAAGGCCGTGGTGTCCGAGGCCGGCGCGTCGGTGTACTCGGCGTCCGCGTTCGCCTCCCAGGAACTGCCCGGCATGGACGTCTCGCTGCGCGGCGCGGTCTCGATCGCCCGCCGGCTGCAGGACCCGCTGGCCGAGCTGGTGAAGATCGACCCGAAGTCGATCGGCGTCGGGCAGTACCAGCACGACCTGCCGGAGAACTCGCTGTCCCGCTCGCTCGACGCAGTGGTCGAGGACTGTGTGAACGCGGTCGGCGTCGACCTGAACACGGCGTCCGCGCCGCTGCTGACCCGGGTCTCCGGCATCACCCCGGGCCTGGCCGAGAACATCGTCCAGCACCGCGACCAGAACGGCCCGTTCGCCACCCGGACGGCGCTCAAGGAGGTGCCGCGGCTCGGCCCGAAGGCGTTCGAGCAGGCGGCCGGCTTCCTGCGCATCCCCGGCGGCGACGACCCGCTGGACTCCTCCAGCGTGCACCCGGAGGCGTACCCGGTGGTGCGACGGATCCTGGACAAGACCGGCTCGGACCTGAAGTCCCTGATCGGCAACACCGCCGCGCTGCGGTCGGTCAAGGCGGCCGACTTCGTCGACGAGACCTTCGGTCTGCCGACCGTCACCGACATCCTGGCCGAGCTGGAGAAGCCGGGCCGGGACCCACGGCCGGCGTTCAAGACCGCGACCTTCGCCGAGGGCGTCGACAAGATCGCCGACCTGAAGCCGGGCATGCGGCTGGAGGGCCAGGTCACCAACGTGGCCGCGTTCGGCGCGTTCATCGACATCGGCGTGCACCAGGACGGCCTGGCGCACGTGTCGGCGCTGTCGAAGAACTACGTCAAGGACCCGCGCGAGGTGGTCAAGCCCGGTGACATCGTCAAGGTGAAGGTGCTCGAGGTCGACATCCCGCGTCAGCGCATCTCGCTGACGCTGCGGCTGGACGACGAGATCGGCGCCCCCACCTCGGGCCGTTCCGGCGGCGGCCAGAGCCGCGGCGCGGCGGGGCAGGGTCAAGGCGGCGGACGTGGTTCGGGCGGCCGTGGACCGGGCAGCCAGGGCCGCGGTCCCGGTGGCCAGGGCGGTCGGGGTCCCGGTGGCCAGGGCGGCGGGCGCGGCCCGGGTGGTCAGGGCGGCCGCGGCGGCGCCAAGCAGGGCACCCCGATGGACGAGGGTTCCCTCGCCGACGCCTTCCGCAAGGCCGGCTTCACCGTCCGCTGA
- a CDS encoding MFS transporter has product MYATTESLATTPAAQGSGRSRWLALYTLCAGMLMIVLDVTVVNVALPAIQDDLGFTSSSLAWVVNAYLIAFGGLLLLAGRLGDLLGRRNIFVAGLAVFTAASVWCGFAGSQEMLVAARFLQGVGGALTSAVILGMIVTLFPEPREQAKAIGVYAFVASAGGSIGLLAGGVLTQAISWHWIFFINLPIGIATAWLAIRLIDKDRGLGMSRGTDVPGAVLITAALMVGVFTIVSPAAELGWTAPRTMALSLLTLTLLGSFILRESTAATPLVPLRIFRSRTLTGANLVQALSSSGMFGIFFLGSLYLQRVLGYDALEIGLAFLPTTLVMGVLSVRYSEQLVTRFGPRRPLIAGLVLIVIGLVLFTQAPVGGNYVVHVLPVLILLGLGGGICFPALMGLAMADVEPEDAGLASGLIGTTAEVGAALGLAVLATLSATRTEDLAGAGKPALDALTSGYHLSFAVAAAIVAAAVVICCTVMRPAAQPAPDTEVVPDAA; this is encoded by the coding sequence ATGTACGCGACGACCGAATCCCTGGCGACGACGCCGGCCGCGCAGGGCAGCGGCCGTTCCCGCTGGCTCGCGCTCTACACACTCTGCGCGGGCATGTTGATGATCGTGCTCGACGTGACCGTGGTGAACGTGGCGCTGCCCGCGATCCAGGACGATCTCGGCTTCACCAGCTCGTCCCTGGCCTGGGTGGTGAACGCCTACCTGATCGCGTTCGGCGGGCTGCTGCTCCTGGCCGGACGGCTCGGCGACCTGCTCGGTCGGCGCAACATCTTCGTCGCCGGACTCGCCGTGTTCACGGCGGCCTCGGTCTGGTGCGGCTTCGCCGGCTCGCAGGAGATGCTGGTCGCGGCACGGTTCCTGCAGGGCGTCGGCGGCGCGCTGACCTCCGCGGTGATCCTGGGCATGATCGTGACGCTGTTCCCGGAGCCGCGCGAGCAGGCCAAGGCGATCGGTGTCTACGCGTTCGTCGCGTCCGCGGGCGGTTCGATCGGTCTGCTCGCCGGTGGCGTGCTGACCCAGGCGATCAGCTGGCACTGGATCTTCTTCATCAACCTGCCGATCGGTATCGCGACCGCCTGGCTGGCGATCCGGCTGATCGACAAGGACAGGGGCCTCGGGATGAGCCGCGGGACCGACGTACCGGGTGCCGTGCTGATCACCGCGGCGCTGATGGTCGGCGTGTTCACCATCGTCAGCCCGGCCGCCGAGCTCGGCTGGACCGCGCCCCGCACGATGGCGCTGTCGCTGCTGACGCTGACACTGCTCGGCAGCTTCATCCTGCGTGAGTCGACCGCCGCCACCCCGCTGGTCCCGCTGCGCATCTTCCGCTCCCGCACGCTGACCGGGGCGAACCTGGTCCAGGCGCTGTCCAGCTCGGGCATGTTCGGCATCTTCTTCCTCGGCTCGCTCTACCTGCAGCGGGTGCTCGGGTACGACGCGCTGGAGATCGGGCTGGCGTTCCTGCCGACCACGCTGGTGATGGGCGTGCTGTCGGTCCGGTACTCCGAGCAGCTGGTGACGCGCTTCGGTCCCCGGCGGCCGCTGATCGCCGGGCTGGTGCTGATCGTGATCGGGCTGGTGCTGTTCACCCAGGCGCCGGTCGGCGGCAACTACGTCGTACACGTGCTGCCGGTCCTCATTCTGCTCGGTCTGGGCGGCGGCATCTGTTTCCCGGCGCTGATGGGCCTGGCGATGGCCGACGTCGAGCCCGAGGACGCAGGTCTGGCCTCCGGCCTGATCGGCACCACCGCCGAGGTCGGCGCCGCCCTCGGCCTGGCCGTCCTGGCCACCCTGTCCGCCACCCGCACCGAAGACCTGGCCGGGGCCGGCAAGCCCGCCCTGGACGCCCTGACCAGCGGCTACCACCTCTCCTTCGCCGTAGCCGCCGCCATCGTCGCCGCCGCGGTCGTCATCTGCTGCACGGTGATGCGCCCGGCAGCGCAGCCTGCCCCGGACACCGAAGTGGTTCCCGACGCCGCCTGA
- a CDS encoding DUF624 domain-containing protein, with protein MSEGTSRTNVVMSKLSTAGDLLMLQLAFLVLSVGIVTLFPAAFALQRVLPYAIGQEHPSLLRRFWGEFRWAFRHFWLAGLGLYFGGVALAFGLLFWASTGGPIRIFALAVLIPLTGMIIGLYLSALAVLPDTAEDATPRSLFRAANLFLLRRSLAVAGGVIGLATWFLLVGRLPTLFVIGSGLVPALLAYWISRTTTNRPQKSSPDVSI; from the coding sequence GTGAGCGAGGGAACGAGCCGGACCAACGTCGTGATGTCCAAGCTCTCGACGGCCGGCGACCTGCTGATGCTGCAGCTGGCCTTCCTGGTGCTGAGCGTCGGCATCGTCACGCTGTTCCCCGCCGCGTTCGCGCTGCAACGGGTGTTGCCGTACGCGATCGGTCAGGAGCATCCCTCGTTGCTGCGCCGGTTCTGGGGCGAGTTCAGGTGGGCCTTCCGGCACTTCTGGCTGGCCGGCCTGGGCCTGTACTTCGGCGGCGTGGCGCTGGCGTTCGGCCTGCTCTTCTGGGCCTCGACCGGCGGCCCGATCCGGATCTTCGCACTGGCGGTGCTGATCCCGCTGACCGGGATGATCATCGGGCTGTACCTGAGCGCGCTCGCCGTCCTGCCGGACACCGCGGAGGACGCGACGCCGCGCAGCCTGTTCCGTGCCGCCAACCTCTTCCTGCTCCGGCGCTCGCTCGCGGTCGCCGGTGGGGTGATCGGCCTGGCCACCTGGTTCCTGCTGGTCGGCCGGCTGCCCACGCTGTTCGTGATCGGCTCCGGCCTGGTGCCGGCGCTGCTCGCGTACTGGATCTCGCGCACCACGACGAACCGGCCGCAGAAAAGTTCTCCCGACGTGTCAATCTGA
- a CDS encoding LacI family DNA-binding transcriptional regulator encodes MLVPERHELILRSLRRRGRLRVGELAAELGVSAITVRRDLAELDSAGLLRRVHGGAVGTSPAGVSQAGPQLTVGLVVPSSTFYYTDVIRGAEAMADRYGARLVLGVSGYDVQVEQKRIDKILALDVAGLLIATALGDERAAEVGRRLDDIDVPVVLMERAFGFPDVDHEYDHVRTDHAYGALLALRHLVSLGHRRIGISLDASATAHWLRQGVARAADTLGVDLFVSPVVLPARGEDAHSIAQLDAFLAECEAYGARAVVVHSDEHAARLVERAMERGLRVPDDLAVIAYNDETAALAVVPLTAVCPPKFQLGETACELLLRRLRAGSDRRGVTQHLSLLPELRVRESCGAVLADRI; translated from the coding sequence ATGCTGGTACCTGAGCGCCACGAGCTGATCCTGCGGAGCCTGCGCCGCCGCGGCCGGCTCCGGGTCGGCGAGCTGGCCGCCGAGCTGGGCGTCTCCGCGATCACAGTACGCCGCGATCTCGCCGAGCTGGACTCCGCCGGACTGCTCCGCAGGGTGCACGGCGGGGCGGTCGGCACCTCCCCCGCCGGCGTCTCCCAAGCCGGGCCCCAGCTCACCGTCGGCCTCGTCGTCCCGAGCTCGACCTTCTACTACACCGACGTGATCCGCGGCGCCGAGGCGATGGCCGACCGGTACGGCGCCCGTCTCGTGCTCGGCGTCTCCGGGTACGACGTGCAGGTCGAGCAGAAGCGGATCGACAAGATCCTCGCCCTCGACGTCGCCGGCCTGCTGATCGCCACCGCGCTCGGCGACGAGCGGGCCGCGGAGGTCGGTCGCCGGCTGGACGACATCGACGTACCGGTCGTGCTGATGGAGCGGGCCTTCGGATTCCCCGACGTGGACCACGAGTACGACCACGTGCGGACCGATCACGCGTACGGCGCGCTGCTCGCGCTGCGGCACCTCGTCTCGCTCGGCCATCGCCGGATCGGGATCAGCCTGGACGCGAGCGCCACCGCGCACTGGCTGCGGCAGGGCGTCGCGCGAGCGGCCGACACCCTCGGCGTCGACCTGTTCGTCTCCCCGGTCGTGCTGCCCGCGCGCGGCGAGGATGCGCACTCGATCGCCCAGCTCGACGCGTTCCTCGCCGAGTGCGAGGCGTACGGGGCCCGGGCCGTGGTGGTGCACTCCGACGAGCATGCGGCCCGGCTGGTCGAGCGCGCGATGGAACGCGGGCTGCGGGTCCCCGACGACCTGGCCGTGATCGCCTACAACGACGAGACCGCCGCGCTGGCCGTGGTACCGCTGACCGCTGTCTGTCCGCCCAAGTTCCAGCTCGGCGAGACCGCGTGTGAGCTGCTACTGCGCCGGCTGCGGGCGGGCAGCGACCGGCGGGGAGTGACGCAGCATCTGAGCCTCTTGCCGGAACTGCGGGTCCGGGAATCCTGCGGAGCGGTCCTCGCTGATCGAATCTGA
- a CDS encoding extracellular solute-binding protein has protein sequence MRRGAGLVVLAAAVGLAASACGNGVIDKSTDGVPPAEATGTLRVLIPSFPASTKGREAFAKVVQEFQKTYPAMKVEPDFATYNNLNEKMSTSIAAGISYDVMVTGVGWIQPFASKRIFLDLAQYGVTPEVIEQRSLEALIQPATYDGRLYAYPLLADARAVALRKSAFREAGLDPDRPPASLAELEVAAEKLTKRDGSGTITRPGFDFLAGASSYRQTYTTLLASTGTPLYVDGEPNYSNEKGLETLNWIKSMVNKVQPYGQQNASQQPLVLSGEAAMGIVGGAVDCSDKGIGQKNCDDLRFFRFDSGQEIEYVGGDLASIGSRSRHKDAAWAFIQALTQPSTLDEMAKLNKKLPAYRDAINSPQAKSNPLSAFVAEGLPHAVNENSPPTNWLEMRGNFDIQLTQAILGQKDPAKVLANLAGQSR, from the coding sequence GTGAGACGTGGTGCTGGACTGGTGGTGCTGGCGGCCGCGGTCGGACTGGCCGCGAGTGCCTGTGGCAACGGGGTGATCGACAAGTCGACGGACGGCGTGCCACCGGCCGAGGCGACCGGGACGTTGCGGGTGCTGATCCCGTCGTTCCCGGCCAGCACGAAGGGCCGCGAGGCGTTCGCCAAGGTCGTGCAAGAGTTCCAGAAGACCTATCCGGCGATGAAGGTCGAGCCGGACTTCGCGACGTACAACAACCTCAACGAGAAGATGTCGACGTCGATCGCCGCCGGCATCTCGTACGACGTGATGGTGACCGGCGTCGGCTGGATCCAGCCCTTCGCGTCGAAGCGGATCTTTCTCGATCTCGCGCAGTACGGCGTGACGCCGGAGGTGATCGAGCAGCGCAGCCTCGAGGCGCTGATCCAGCCGGCCACGTACGACGGCAGGCTGTACGCGTACCCGCTACTCGCCGACGCGCGCGCGGTCGCGTTGCGCAAGAGCGCGTTCCGCGAAGCCGGACTGGACCCGGACCGCCCGCCGGCGTCGCTGGCCGAGCTCGAGGTCGCGGCCGAGAAGCTGACCAAGCGGGACGGCAGCGGCACGATCACCAGGCCGGGGTTCGACTTCCTGGCCGGGGCCAGCAGTTACCGGCAGACCTACACCACGCTGCTCGCCTCGACCGGCACGCCGCTGTACGTCGACGGGGAGCCGAACTACAGCAACGAGAAGGGCCTGGAGACGCTCAACTGGATCAAGTCGATGGTCAACAAGGTCCAGCCCTACGGCCAGCAGAACGCGTCGCAGCAGCCGCTGGTGCTGAGCGGTGAGGCCGCGATGGGCATCGTCGGCGGCGCGGTCGACTGCTCCGACAAGGGCATCGGCCAGAAGAACTGTGACGATCTGCGGTTCTTCCGCTTCGACAGCGGCCAGGAGATCGAGTACGTCGGTGGCGACCTCGCCTCGATCGGGTCGCGCAGCCGGCACAAGGACGCGGCCTGGGCGTTCATCCAGGCGCTCACCCAGCCGAGCACCCTGGACGAGATGGCCAAGCTCAACAAGAAGTTGCCGGCCTACCGGGACGCGATCAACTCGCCGCAGGCGAAGTCGAACCCGCTGAGCGCGTTCGTCGCCGAGGGCCTGCCGCACGCCGTGAACGAGAACAGCCCGCCGACCAACTGGCTGGAGATGCGGGGCAACTTCGACATCCAGCTCACCCAGGCGATCCTCGGTCAGAAGGATCCCGCCAAGGTACTGGCCAACCTGGCAGGACAGTCACGATGA
- a CDS encoding carbohydrate ABC transporter permease → MSATLERPTAVAEPRKVAPGKDSRALIRSQVRAGWVLLAPALAHSAIFIVIPVIAVLVLSLTDYSFGDSWSWVGLANYRDLVRDVDFQASLVNTVLYAVVVIPISMAISLLIAVGLNQKIRGLGFFRTAFYIPTVTATVAIATIWLWIYNPGSGLANGFLSLFGFAPNRWLTDPSTALGSLMVVGIWQGLGTKIIIYLAALQGVSRSLLESADLDGAGRWQRFVHVTWPALGPVQFFVLITSIVGTFQVFDLVYVMTRGGPGTETRVLVLDIYQNAFQDLKLGYASAETVIMMLVIALFIGAGRLLQKADSHD, encoded by the coding sequence ATGAGCGCCACACTGGAACGCCCGACCGCCGTCGCCGAGCCGCGCAAGGTGGCTCCGGGCAAGGACAGCCGCGCGCTGATCCGCAGCCAGGTCCGGGCCGGCTGGGTGCTGCTGGCGCCCGCGCTGGCGCACTCCGCGATCTTCATCGTGATCCCGGTGATCGCCGTGCTGGTGCTCAGCCTCACCGACTACAGCTTCGGCGACTCGTGGTCCTGGGTCGGCCTCGCCAACTACCGCGACCTCGTCCGCGACGTCGACTTCCAGGCGTCCTTGGTCAACACGGTCCTGTACGCCGTGGTGGTGATCCCGATCTCGATGGCGATCTCCCTGCTGATCGCGGTCGGCCTCAACCAGAAGATCCGCGGCCTCGGCTTCTTCCGGACCGCGTTCTACATCCCCACGGTCACCGCGACGGTCGCGATCGCCACCATCTGGCTGTGGATCTACAACCCGGGCTCCGGTCTGGCGAACGGGTTCCTCAGCTTGTTCGGCTTCGCCCCGAACCGCTGGCTGACCGATCCGTCGACCGCGCTCGGCTCGCTGATGGTGGTCGGGATCTGGCAGGGCCTCGGGACCAAGATCATCATCTACCTGGCCGCGCTGCAGGGCGTCTCCCGCAGCCTGCTGGAATCGGCGGACCTGGACGGTGCCGGCCGCTGGCAGCGGTTCGTGCACGTCACCTGGCCGGCCCTCGGCCCGGTGCAGTTCTTCGTGCTGATCACCTCGATCGTCGGCACCTTCCAGGTCTTCGACCTGGTGTACGTGATGACCAGAGGTGGTCCCGGCACCGAGACCCGCGTGCTGGTGCTGGACATCTACCAGAACGCGTTCCAGGACCTGAAACTCGGCTACGCGTCCGCCGAGACCGTGATCATGATGCTGGTGATCGCGCTCTTCATCGGCGCCGGACGCCTGCTCCAGAAGGCGGACTCCCATGACTAG
- a CDS encoding carbohydrate ABC transporter permease, whose product MTSVPLPAAAAGKPSSLRIGRILLYAALTVGAILMILPFVWMVLTAFKNELEIAKFSWLPGELRWRNFVEAMQSGPFLRYFRNSLLIAVGETAFTLAVCTTAGYALAKLPIRGSKALLNYFILLLLVPFQIILVPLFLIVKSIPLFGGNNILGQGGIGWLNSWWGLIIPLGAAPLFTFLARQFFVSLPSELAQAARVDGLGEFGIFWRIMTPLIKPALITICVFQIEAAWNGFLWPLMITTSDSLRPLQLGLAIFAQNPAEVQWPYLMAGTALATLPMIVMFVLAQKRFVEGMANVGIKG is encoded by the coding sequence ATGACTAGCGTCCCGTTGCCCGCCGCCGCGGCCGGCAAGCCCTCGTCGCTGCGGATCGGCCGGATCCTGCTGTACGCCGCGCTGACGGTCGGCGCGATCCTGATGATCCTGCCGTTCGTGTGGATGGTGCTGACGGCGTTCAAGAACGAGCTGGAGATCGCCAAGTTCTCCTGGTTGCCGGGGGAGTTGCGCTGGCGCAACTTCGTCGAGGCGATGCAGTCCGGGCCGTTCCTGCGCTACTTCCGCAACAGCCTGCTGATCGCGGTCGGTGAGACGGCGTTCACGCTGGCGGTCTGCACGACGGCCGGGTACGCCCTGGCCAAGCTGCCGATCCGCGGCTCGAAGGCGCTGCTCAACTACTTCATCCTGCTGCTGCTGGTGCCGTTCCAGATCATCCTGGTGCCGTTGTTCCTGATCGTGAAGTCGATCCCGCTGTTCGGCGGCAACAACATTCTCGGCCAGGGCGGCATCGGCTGGCTGAACTCCTGGTGGGGCCTCATCATCCCGCTCGGCGCCGCGCCGCTGTTCACGTTCCTGGCCCGGCAGTTCTTCGTGTCGCTGCCGAGCGAGCTGGCGCAGGCGGCCCGGGTGGACGGGCTGGGCGAGTTCGGCATCTTCTGGCGGATCATGACGCCGCTGATCAAGCCGGCCCTGATCACGATCTGCGTGTTCCAGATCGAGGCGGCCTGGAACGGGTTCCTCTGGCCGCTGATGATCACCACGTCGGACTCGCTGCGGCCGTTGCAGCTGGGGCTGGCGATCTTCGCCCAGAACCCGGCGGAGGTGCAGTGGCCGTACCTGATGGCCGGTACGGCGCTGGCGACACTGCCGATGATCGTGATGTTCGTGCTCGCCCAGAAGCGCTTCGTCGAGGGCATGGCGAACGTCGGCATCAAGGGCTGA